The following coding sequences lie in one Anoplolepis gracilipes chromosome 4, ASM4749672v1, whole genome shotgun sequence genomic window:
- the LOC140664411 gene encoding uncharacterized protein, producing MEMNVEVTEVTSSRQTDTGLTAADSSSVRSGNVNKEINDNQLTSKPSPRPDDIKNENSTNDELCARASDSCKNAAEEKREDTVANSSLVDPIADCEIESSRATNVRAPTPLAFTIDFGNNKEVDTAKYQNLFERYNARHRRNLSTSKVEVKSKKPSTILSPNLGQKQKVPSTHSEGYFSSEDDTKRKTDQLSERLKQLGMKNPSRAHSSTKTFDNETIDHQKQYLMTRSSDDEVRRNKWSPQSLSLELQSNENEYWTSQRSATINDLSRVQISNYDDDENEKQYTKNIEYIAHESEEANDFEDNKVSNMNYITDDFNIRNTNDRENVLSSVSYAMNLNADDIVDTNLDVFNVSNVDATSDGAVSEAGTYTIHKDYTDEEKARMDIDKVFSVGVLTEDETNETYVHNFKMSIARDNNAWISEWATQVAEHNSLPPIIGGSTGRTPPLSPTKIPSPIHARSQRGLRNRYEQSDSNVNTDSYIRIKERIGLVSSQDQIIDSGGESDDDTSNSYNTPPNSSQRTPVHSAVGRRGSLSDSLFRRANSNENRRSVRKYLSSTKSKTADTNVELLNSPSQVLSTLRLERRSNSLDRKEYASDTTESNTSRKNSMKYKEDDFKHTNSPVLSRLRPPTPKLTNSPIVSRKVAATKVLNSPILERAKHLTKSSEAKNIGYFTCVENSPYMLRKSNSTTNYHERTSYFDKDISKAPNMLQNSPEFQRHLNIQRSSSNASIRNIRSQNFVSRRSSFNSNDIDRISSRGKFTVASDSSSETGEQQRKSPLTPISSGIKLNRAFSIRRARLNCDSDTTPNTTPEERRRRAQSEVKTVAPTNKQQSYHRSRTNSVGAHNKESSKKAEPTKFRAPSMSRTDTGRFSMRASKPTHHPSNNQKTNQKPSKDHKKSGRSNSTLTSKEVEFQNWKRRKSYDPMKAAAEGRKKLMDTTKKHHSTEDGSGNHDNSVLRSASFHGTGGALSLANDWSDNELDYHYEDNQVPPPSSPQPGESDSDLETSSYLQTTQNVVSAMSARMTGYRPPLDSDNESDEDTSHSLRQNILKGIRHPSDTESSDERHAMAQSPVSSAKYNKEFSLRNRIKLDSQRTKSVSSNVSRAKNLSHDTHNKSESFSNVTRTESGRSGARISRALSLVPKSKPKEPKKPPTPNVREVEMQNWKRRKSYDPMKAAMEGRRKAGLAKKTINTNLSPSQVARSQSFHGSVGLAISDWSDEEPVISADEASLY from the exons ATGGAAATGAACGTGGAAGTGACGGAGGTGACATCGTCCAGGCAGACTGACACCGGCCTCACCGCGGCGGATTCATCATCGGTAAGATCCGGCAACGTTAATAAGGAGATCAACGATAATCAGCTGACGAGCAAACCGTCACCGCGGCCCGATGACATAAAGAATGAAAACTCGACAAACGACGAGCTTTGTGCTCGTGCCTCCGACAGCTGTAAAAACGCAGCGGAAGAAAAACGCGAAGACACTGTCGCGAATTCATCCCTCGTCGATCCGATCGCGGATTGCGAGATCGAATCATCGAGGGCAACTAACGTACGAGCACCGACTCCGTTAGCCTTTACCATCGATTTTGGCAACAATAAAGAAGTGGACACGGCCAAGTATCAGAATCTGTTCGAGAGGTACAATGCTAGGCATAGGCGAAACCTTTCCACGTCCAAG gTAGAAGTAAAATCAAAGAAGCCAAGCACTATACTTTCTCCAAATTTGGGGCAAAAGCAGAAAGTTCCTAGCACTCATTCGGAAGGTTACTTTAGTAGTGAGGATGACACAAAGCGAAAAACTGACCAATTATCAGAAAGACTTAAACAATtag GTATGAAGAATCCTTCAAGAGCACATTCTAGCACAAAGACGTTCGATAATGAAACTATAGATCATCAGAAGCAATATTTAATGACGAGATCCAGTGATGATGAAGTACGACGCAACAAGTGGTCACCTCAAAGCCTCTCTTTGGAACTCCAGTCCAATGAAAACGAATATTGGACTTCTCAGAGATCCGCAACGATAAATGATTTAAGTCGTGTTCAAATTAGCAattacgacgacgacgaaaacGAGAAGCAgtatacgaaaaatattgagTACATCGCTCATGAGTCCGAAGAAGCAAATGATTTCGAAGATAATAAAGTAtctaatatgaattatattaccgatgattttaatataagaaacacAAACGATAGAGAGAACGTTTTGTCGAGCGTCAGTTATGCAATGAATCTCAATGCGGATGATATAGTGGATACCAATCTGGATGTATTCAATGTCAGCAATGTCGACGCCACTTCCGATGGTGCGGTGAGCGAGGCTGGGACGTACACGATTCATAAAGATTATACCGACGAGGAAAAAGCGAGAATGGATATTGATAAGGTTTTCAGCGTCGGTGTTTTAACGGAAGACGAAACCAACGAGACGTACGTTCACAATTTCAAG atGAGTATTGCTCGCGATAATAATGCCTGGATATCGGAGTGGGCCACTCAAGTAGCGGAACACAATTCGCTACCTCCGATAATAGGCGGTTCGACAGGTCGTACGCCACCTCTAAGTCCTACCAAGATACCATCTCCGATTCATGCTAGATCTCAACGAGGATTACGTAATCGTTAT GAACAATCTGACAGTAACGTGAATACGGATTCGTACATACGAATAAAAGAAAGGATCGGTTTAGTATCAAGTCAAGATCAAATTATAGACTCCGGCGGTGAATCTGATGACGATACCAGCAACAGTTACAACACACCGCCCAACAGCTCACAGCGTACACCTGTACATAGTGCCGTAGGTAGACGCGGTAGCTTGTCCGACTCGTTGTTTCGGCGAGCGAATAGCAACGAAAATAGACGCAGCGTCCGAAAATACTTAAGTTCAACCAAATCGAAGACTGCTGACACTAATGTAGAATTATTGAACAGCCCGTCCCAAGTCTTGTCTACTCTCCGCCTGGAGAGAAGAAGCAATTCTCTAGATAG GAAAGAATATGCTTCTGATACAACGGAATCTAATACGTCCAGAAAAAATAGTATGAAATATAAGGAAGACGATTTCAAGCACACAAATAGTCCTGTGTTAAGCCGTCTCAGACCACCTACACCAAAGCTGACCAATAGTCCAATTGTGAGTCGTAAGGTTGCCGCAACGAAAGTCCTTAATTCTCCCATTTTAGAAAGAGCTAAACACTTGACAAAGTCATCAGAAGCGAAAAATATAGGATATTTTACATGTGTTGAAAATAG TCCATATATGCTGAGAAAATCCAACAGCACTACGAATTATCACGAAAGAACCAGTTATTTTGATAAAGACATATCTAAAGCGCCTAACATGTTACAAAACAGTCCAGAATTTCAACGGCATCTTAATATACAGAGATCCTCGAGTAACGCGAGTATTAGAAACATAAGGTCACAGAATTTTGTGTCGCGTCGCAGCAGTTTCAATAGTAATGACATCGACCGAATATCATCGAGAGGAAAATTTACTGTTGCTTCCGATAGTAGTAGTGAAACTGGTGAACAACAAAGAAAATCTCCATTGACACCAATTTCATCTggaatcaaattaaataggGCTTTCAGCATAAGAAGAGCAAG aTTAAATTGTGATTCTGACACAACACCGAATACAACCCCTGAAGAAAGACGTAGAAGAGCGCAGTCGGAAGTAAAGACTGTGGCACCTACAAATAAACAACAGAGTTATCATCGTAGTCGTACAAACAGCGTTGGAGCACATAATAAAGAATCATCAAAAAAAGCAGAACCAACGAAATTTAGAGCACCCTCTATGTCTAGGACTGATACTGGGAGATTTAGTATGAGAGCTTCGAAGCCTACTCAT caTCCTTCCAATAACCAAAAAACAAATCAAAAACCAAGTAAAGATCACAAAAAATCTGGAAGAAGTAATTCCACTCTTACGTCCAAGGAAGTAGAGTTTCAGAATTGGAAAAGACGAAAAAGTTACGATCCGATGAAAGCAGCAGCCgaagggagaaaaaaattaatggacACTACGAAGAAACATCATAGTACCGAGGATGGTTCCGGCAA tcaTGACAATTCCGTGTTAAGATCTGCAAGTTTTCATGGTACAGGAGGTGCTCTCTCATTAGCGAACGACTGGTCGGATAATGAATTAGATTATCACTATGAGGATAATCAAGTACCCCCACCTAGCAGTCCACAGCCTGGA GAAAGCGATAGTGACTTGGAAACCTCATCTTATTTGCAAACTACTCAGAACGTTGTATCCGCCATGTCGGCTCGCATGACGGGATATCGCCCTCCACTAGACTCTGATAACGAAAGCGATGAAGATACGAGTCATAGCCTCCgtcagaatatattaaaaggaaTACGCCATCCGAGCGATACCGAGAGTAGTGACGAACGACATGCTATGGCACAATCTCCTGTCTCTAgtgctaaatataataaagaatttag TTTGcgtaatagaataaaattggaTTCGCAACGAACAAAATCTGTGTCTTCCAATGTGAGCAGAGCTAAAAATTTGTCGCACGACACTCATAACAAATCTGAATCCTTTTCTAATGTTACTAGAACGGAATCTGGACGATCTGGCGCGCGAATTAGTAGAGCTTTGAGCTTG gTACCTAAAAGTAAACCAAAGGAACCAAAAAAGCCCCCGACGCCAAATGTACGAGAGGTCGAAATGCAAAATTGGAAACGCCGCAAAAGCTACGATCCTATGAAAGCAGCGATGGAAGGACGGAGAAAAGCAGGCTTGGCAAAGAAAACTATCAATACAAATCTATCACCGAg